Proteins encoded together in one Calonectris borealis chromosome W, bCalBor7.hap1.2, whole genome shotgun sequence window:
- the LOC142075063 gene encoding C-C motif chemokine 21-like, which translates to MALHLLLPLLLLASTLLIAQAQGIGSSASDCCLKNSQKVVPSSWVKSYSLQGPKSGCLLRAVVFTTKRNKKICASPTDLAVQKLMQNLDKKDKKKGQSPRPRGRPKWQKQQWV; encoded by the exons ATGGCTCTGcacctcctcctgccactgctcCTGCTGGCCTCTACCCTCCTCATTGCCCAGGCTCAAG GCATTGGCAGCTCGGCCTCGGACTGCTGCCTGAAGAACAGCCAGAAAGTCGTCCCCAGCAGCTGGGTGAAGTCCTACAGCCTCCAGGGACCCAAGTCGGGATGTTTGCTGCGTGCTGTTGT GTTTACCACCAAGAGGAACAAGAAAATCTGTGCCTCTCCTACCGACCTCGCCGTCCAGAAGCTGATGCAGAACCTGGAcaagaaggacaagaagaagGGACAGTCCCCACGTCCCAGGGGCAGACCCaagtggcagaagcagcagtgggtCTAA